In Nitrospira sp., a single genomic region encodes these proteins:
- a CDS encoding Slp family lipoprotein, producing MTARRGFCRWTSSLVVIASVVVAIGCTAVPRRYIWMADTSVTLTTLNSDLPSHVGKVVLMGGTITEEERTDQYVFLHLKNRPLDQDYKPHRPPSLDGPEAGEYWIAMPLKQLPPNYGSWGRVTVAGRVTGERFLADPVLFLLYMRGWDASGKHNVWENIDPQYVPSVPLSVH from the coding sequence ATGACAGCCCGCCGCGGTTTCTGCCGATGGACTTCGTCTCTCGTCGTAATAGCCAGCGTCGTGGTTGCGATCGGGTGTACCGCTGTGCCACGGCGATATATCTGGATGGCGGATACGAGTGTCACGCTGACCACACTGAACTCCGATCTGCCGTCCCACGTGGGAAAGGTCGTGCTCATGGGTGGGACCATTACCGAAGAAGAGCGGACTGACCAGTACGTCTTCTTACACCTCAAGAATCGCCCGCTCGATCAGGATTACAAGCCTCACCGCCCGCCGAGTCTTGATGGGCCGGAAGCCGGAGAATATTGGATCGCGATGCCGCTGAAGCAGCTTCCCCCTAATTATGGAAGCTGGGGACGCGTCACGGTGGCCGGACGAGTGACGGGTGAGCGATTCCTCGCCGATCCGGTGCTGTTCCTACTGTACATGCGAGGCTGGGACGCAAGCGGAAAGCACAATGTCTGGGAGAATATCGACCCTCAGTATGTTCCGTCTGTTCCGCTGTCGGTCCACTAG
- a CDS encoding DUF928 domain-containing protein encodes MDRVSLELEFGLHDQHGLTVQKSPSLYFYHDGLGAWSQFISVRFILTDGRSGQPLAELPLQLSGYPGLQRINLADYGIELKSETRYQWSISGIVNWELALSKEITGPMLGAMLRVAMVAGGDIVRISPKYLDDYGGPCTHDHVRVLRKAGLWYDAFDCANELIEASPDGMDLRDMRDELLGRCRAPYDRMPLLGCWNREWNWLE; translated from the coding sequence ATGGATCGAGTAAGCCTTGAGTTAGAGTTTGGCTTACATGATCAGCATGGCTTGACGGTTCAGAAATCCCCCTCGCTCTACTTCTATCACGACGGGTTAGGCGCCTGGTCCCAGTTCATCTCTGTTCGGTTTATCTTGACAGATGGACGTTCAGGGCAGCCACTGGCTGAACTTCCTTTGCAGCTCTCGGGGTACCCGGGCCTCCAGCGGATTAACCTGGCAGACTATGGCATCGAGCTCAAGTCAGAAACACGCTATCAATGGTCAATATCAGGAATTGTGAACTGGGAATTGGCCTTGTCCAAAGAGATAACAGGACCGATGCTAGGAGCAATGCTAAGGGTCGCAATGGTCGCAGGAGGAGACATTGTACGTATTTCTCCGAAGTACCTGGATGACTATGGTGGGCCGTGTACGCATGACCACGTTCGAGTGCTTAGGAAAGCCGGATTGTGGTACGACGCGTTTGACTGTGCGAATGAACTCATCGAGGCCAGTCCAGATGGCATGGATCTTCGCGACATGAGGGACGAACTTCTTGGGAGGTGTCGTGCCCCCTATGACCGAATGCCACTATTGGGTTGTTGGAACCGTGAATGGAATTGGCTTGAATGA
- a CDS encoding type II toxin-antitoxin system Phd/YefM family antitoxin, protein MAHLPASKARQGFADTINRAAYGKERVIVRRRGKEVAAVVPIDDLRLLEGLEDRIDLVDARAALAETKRKGAKPLDAILKDLGL, encoded by the coding sequence ATGGCGCACCTTCCTGCCAGCAAAGCCAGACAGGGCTTTGCAGATACCATTAATAGGGCAGCCTACGGAAAAGAGCGAGTGATCGTGCGTCGTCGGGGGAAGGAGGTGGCCGCGGTCGTGCCGATCGATGACTTGCGCTTGCTCGAAGGACTGGAAGACCGGATCGATCTAGTCGACGCTCGTGCAGCACTGGCTGAAACCAAAAGGAAAGGAGCGAAACCGCTCGACGCGATTTTAAAAGACCTCGGCCTCTAG
- a CDS encoding FkbM family methyltransferase translates to MSSVMTTGPLASQQRRGYWKLGLVLLSIAVMAVVAGIIVVRSWFPAAWFPVHFLVMKVEGRVDSRCSLDLALESRRHRDETSSAEQKGRAYAKVVDRDAGLTRWQTPYGPVWTSPRDEDGARTAGLFYESSTIRWARIDGSHDSPIRQGDVVVDAGAHSGESTWAALQLGAKLVITIEPDPDNLAVLRRNLAREIADGRVILIDKGVSDREGTLRFFRANSRAGRFENGPDHHHEGESMTDEVALPVTTIDQLVRDHKLTKVDFIKMDIEGAEVPALHGARDTIQRYKPRMAIGTYHRPDDLVGIENVIRAYRSDYQVMPSRCLEGYLDGQHLFPLLLYFS, encoded by the coding sequence ATGAGCTCTGTCATGACAACAGGACCGCTCGCGAGCCAGCAGCGGAGAGGTTACTGGAAACTCGGACTTGTGCTGCTGAGTATAGCCGTCATGGCGGTCGTGGCTGGGATCATCGTTGTGCGATCTTGGTTCCCGGCCGCTTGGTTTCCGGTCCATTTCTTGGTGATGAAAGTAGAGGGGCGTGTCGACTCGCGATGTTCGCTAGACTTGGCGCTTGAGAGTCGCCGTCATCGTGACGAGACGTCAAGCGCCGAACAGAAGGGGCGCGCGTATGCCAAGGTCGTCGACCGAGACGCCGGTCTAACGCGCTGGCAGACGCCATATGGACCTGTCTGGACGTCACCCCGCGATGAGGACGGCGCGCGAACTGCCGGCTTATTTTATGAGTCCAGCACGATCCGTTGGGCACGCATCGACGGCTCGCACGATTCCCCCATCCGTCAGGGCGATGTCGTCGTGGATGCTGGGGCGCATTCGGGTGAATCGACATGGGCGGCGCTACAGCTAGGGGCCAAACTGGTCATAACGATCGAACCTGACCCCGACAACCTCGCCGTGCTGCGCCGAAATCTCGCCCGGGAGATCGCTGATGGCCGCGTGATACTGATCGATAAAGGAGTCTCTGATCGGGAAGGAACACTCAGGTTTTTCCGAGCGAATTCGCGGGCTGGCAGGTTCGAGAATGGGCCTGATCATCATCACGAAGGGGAGTCGATGACCGACGAGGTGGCCTTGCCCGTCACCACTATCGACCAACTGGTCCGCGATCACAAGCTCACAAAGGTCGATTTCATCAAGATGGACATCGAGGGAGCCGAGGTGCCTGCACTGCACGGCGCGCGGGACACAATTCAACGGTACAAACCCCGCATGGCCATTGGTACATATCATCGACCGGACGATTTGGTGGGCATCGAAAACGTCATCAGGGCGTACCGCTCGGATTATCAGGTGATGCCTTCACGCTGTTTGGAAGGGTACCTTGATGGGCAACACCTTTTTCCACTGCTGCTGTACTTTTCCTAA
- a CDS encoding dual specificity protein phosphatase family protein has product MLLFAEPMDYPGIASLYLKFEDGCPLGGDLLTRGLEFVSRQKQAGRSVLIACGAGQSRSVVFAIAALKQEEGLSIIDAFRTISDQHPEAQPHMVLWESLCKHYGEDVSYFTMLKALESKG; this is encoded by the coding sequence ATGCTGTTATTCGCGGAGCCCATGGATTATCCTGGCATTGCGAGCCTCTATTTGAAGTTTGAGGATGGTTGTCCACTTGGCGGCGACCTCTTAACGCGTGGCCTTGAGTTCGTTTCACGGCAAAAACAGGCTGGACGCTCGGTTCTGATTGCATGTGGTGCCGGGCAGAGTCGGTCAGTCGTGTTCGCCATCGCGGCCCTAAAACAGGAAGAGGGTTTGAGCATCATTGATGCCTTTCGGACCATTAGTGATCAACATCCAGAAGCGCAACCCCATATGGTGCTATGGGAATCCTTGTGCAAGCATTACGGAGAGGACGTATCGTACTTCACTATGCTGAAGGCACTCGAGTCGAAGGGCTAG
- a CDS encoding type II toxin-antitoxin system RelE/ParE family toxin, whose protein sequence is MAYSILLAPPAERQFRSLASAIQKRLVKRMKALQNDPRPPGVKKLSGEDDLYRIREGDYRIIYTVQDKALLILVLKIGDRKEIYR, encoded by the coding sequence ATGGCTTACTCGATCCTCCTCGCCCCGCCTGCCGAGCGACAATTCCGTTCTCTTGCTTCCGCCATTCAAAAACGTCTCGTCAAGCGAATGAAGGCTCTCCAGAACGATCCTAGGCCGCCAGGGGTGAAGAAGCTTTCAGGTGAAGACGACCTCTATCGCATCCGCGAAGGAGACTATCGCATCATCTATACCGTTCAAGACAAGGCACTCCTCATTCTGGTTCTTAAGATCGGCGATCGCAAAGAGATCTATCGCTAA
- a CDS encoding IS3 family transposase has translation MRYRFIQAHRTEYRLTGLCRTLGVSRSGYYAWRQRPASARATANARLLEQIQELHRQTKARYGAVKVWRALRLAGVRCGRHRVARLRRQHGLLAQRIRRFRMTIERHEFAPPAPNRLRQVFVAPASNRIWAGDLTAIATRAGWLYLAVILDLYSRRVIGWAMSAKPDQHVALQAMHMALAQRCPPPGLIHHSDQGALYTSVAYQRLLAQRGVIASMSRKGNCFDNAVVESFFSTLKNELVHEQRFHTREDAQAAVFEFIEVFYNRRRLHQTLGYVSPMQFEARRLP, from the coding sequence ATGAGATATCGCTTCATTCAGGCGCATCGCACGGAATACCGGCTCACCGGGTTGTGTCGCACGCTGGGCGTCAGCCGAAGCGGCTACTATGCCTGGCGCCAGCGCCCCGCCAGTGCGCGGGCGACGGCCAACGCGCGTTTGCTCGAGCAGATCCAAGAACTCCATCGACAGACGAAGGCGCGCTACGGTGCTGTGAAGGTATGGCGGGCGTTGCGGCTGGCCGGCGTGCGGTGTGGCCGACATCGCGTGGCGCGCTTGCGGCGGCAACACGGTCTTCTGGCGCAACGCATTCGGCGCTTTCGCATGACGATCGAACGGCATGAGTTTGCCCCGCCCGCGCCGAACCGACTCCGGCAGGTCTTTGTGGCCCCGGCCAGCAATCGCATTTGGGCGGGCGATCTCACCGCGATCGCGACCCGCGCCGGCTGGCTATATCTCGCCGTGATCTTAGATCTGTATTCTCGGCGAGTGATCGGTTGGGCGATGAGTGCCAAGCCCGATCAGCACGTCGCGCTCCAGGCGATGCACATGGCGCTGGCACAGCGGTGTCCGCCACCCGGGCTCATTCATCACTCCGATCAGGGGGCGCTCTATACCAGTGTGGCCTACCAACGCCTGTTGGCTCAGCGTGGCGTGATCGCCAGCATGAGTCGCAAGGGCAACTGTTTCGATAACGCAGTGGTCGAAAGCTTCTTCAGCACGCTCAAGAATGAACTGGTGCATGAGCAGCGGTTTCATACCCGTGAAGACGCGCAAGCGGCCGTGTTTGAATTCATCGAGGTGTTCTACAACCGACGGCGCCTCCATCAGACGCTGGGCTATGTCAGTCCCATGCAGTTTGAGGCGAGGCGTCTACCTTAA
- a CDS encoding transposase, whose translation MGKRQQYTKEFKLEAVRLWKSSGRPAAAVARELDLRRNHLYKWQHEIENFGEAAFPGKGGRAHSADELTRLRRENARLREERDILKKAAMFFARESP comes from the coding sequence ATGGGGAAGCGACAGCAATACACGAAAGAGTTCAAGCTGGAGGCCGTCCGACTGTGGAAGTCATCGGGACGACCGGCAGCAGCCGTCGCGCGAGAATTGGACCTGCGACGCAATCACCTCTATAAATGGCAGCACGAGATTGAGAACTTTGGGGAGGCGGCGTTCCCTGGCAAAGGCGGCCGCGCGCACAGCGCCGATGAACTCACGCGCTTGCGACGCGAGAATGCCCGGCTGCGTGAGGAGCGCGACATTTTAAAAAAAGCCGCGATGTTCTTTGCGCGGGAGTCGCCATGA
- a CDS encoding DUF4136 domain-containing protein: protein MNIRLLILLLALGLLAAGGCSKLKAMYEDKRYEIKVRTNFDESVDFSSFHTFAHSGMTDRGRQIAATDDKSPLRTRVKEIVNKQLVAKELRQVGLEDRPDLLVHLQFGMMDADKYQEATLVVNLAESSKKEAGVAGRNHRNRGREPGEEL from the coding sequence GTGAACATCAGATTGCTGATCCTGTTATTGGCGCTAGGGCTACTCGCGGCTGGAGGCTGCTCGAAGCTGAAGGCGATGTACGAGGATAAACGGTACGAGATCAAGGTGCGCACGAATTTCGACGAGTCCGTTGACTTCTCTTCGTTTCATACCTTTGCCCATTCGGGGATGACGGATAGAGGGCGACAGATCGCGGCCACTGACGACAAATCGCCCTTGAGGACAAGGGTCAAGGAAATCGTCAACAAGCAACTTGTCGCCAAAGAGCTTCGGCAAGTCGGCTTGGAAGACCGCCCGGACCTGTTAGTACACTTGCAATTCGGCATGATGGATGCCGATAAGTATCAGGAAGCCACCTTGGTGGTGAATCTGGCTGAATCGTCAAAAAAAGAAGCGGGTGTGGCAGGCCGTAATCACCGAAACCGTGGGAGAGAGCCTGGAGAAGAACTTTGA
- a CDS encoding amino acid permease, with protein MSGIVQNSTPTLQRQLGMWSATALVVSNMIGTGIFTTTGFLASDLGEPWLVLGIWVVGALFALAGALCYSELGVNFPTSGGEYVYLRQAYGSVWGFLSGWVSFFAGFSAPIAAAALAFAGYLAFIFPSLGQESATLRGEVGGITWQIGVPQALAAGLILVLTLLNCGRILLVARVQNVLTTIKVIVIAAFVLLGCFVGQGSWDNFSHVAERTSTSPLLQQFAVSLFWVMFGYSGWNAATYVAEELREPHRTLPRALIVGTLAGALMYLALNVVFIFATPLETMKGVVAVGALAASRLFGPQVAGLFGALMALAIVSTVNAMTTIGPRVYYAMAKDGAFLNVAARLNPRSRVPIAAVIVQGICAILMTFTSFPQLVTYIGFSLTFFTVLTVSSLFVFRRRQDWQRLPAVSLAFPLVPASYLLIGAWMIYYGFMLRPAISAVAVLTLVTGTAVYYAGRNRGSFLNQRKHTR; from the coding sequence ATGTCTGGGATAGTTCAGAACTCCACTCCGACGCTGCAACGACAACTCGGAATGTGGAGCGCCACCGCGTTGGTCGTATCAAACATGATCGGAACCGGAATTTTCACAACGACCGGATTCCTCGCCAGCGATTTGGGTGAGCCATGGCTTGTGCTCGGCATCTGGGTCGTGGGAGCTCTTTTCGCACTCGCGGGCGCGCTCTGCTACTCCGAACTCGGCGTCAATTTTCCGACATCAGGCGGAGAGTACGTCTATCTCAGACAAGCCTATGGGTCTGTATGGGGATTTCTGAGCGGGTGGGTGTCGTTCTTCGCTGGATTCTCTGCGCCGATCGCCGCTGCCGCATTGGCGTTCGCCGGATACCTTGCCTTCATCTTCCCGTCGCTCGGTCAGGAGTCGGCGACGCTCAGAGGGGAGGTCGGCGGCATCACCTGGCAAATCGGTGTGCCGCAGGCGCTCGCAGCCGGACTCATTCTGGTGCTAACACTCCTCAACTGTGGCCGTATCCTCCTCGTCGCTCGGGTGCAGAACGTGCTCACGACGATCAAGGTCATCGTGATTGCGGCCTTTGTGCTGCTGGGATGCTTCGTAGGCCAAGGCAGTTGGGACAACTTTAGTCACGTAGCCGAGCGAACATCGACATCTCCGCTGCTGCAGCAGTTTGCCGTCAGCCTGTTCTGGGTGATGTTTGGCTATAGCGGGTGGAACGCAGCCACCTACGTCGCAGAAGAACTCCGAGAGCCGCATCGAACACTGCCTCGAGCACTCATCGTTGGCACTCTGGCGGGTGCGCTGATGTATCTCGCGTTGAACGTCGTGTTCATCTTTGCAACGCCCCTCGAAACGATGAAGGGGGTGGTGGCTGTGGGGGCCTTGGCCGCGTCGAGGCTCTTCGGTCCGCAAGTGGCAGGGCTCTTTGGCGCGCTGATGGCCTTGGCCATTGTGTCGACGGTGAACGCAATGACGACGATCGGTCCGCGCGTCTACTATGCGATGGCGAAAGACGGCGCTTTCCTCAACGTAGCTGCCCGGTTGAACCCACGATCGCGAGTACCAATCGCCGCGGTTATCGTTCAGGGCATCTGCGCGATCCTCATGACATTCACGTCCTTTCCACAGCTTGTCACGTATATCGGGTTTAGCTTGACGTTCTTCACAGTCCTCACCGTGTCATCGCTGTTCGTGTTTCGACGTCGCCAAGACTGGCAGCGCCTACCCGCTGTCAGCCTGGCCTTTCCTCTTGTGCCTGCATCATATCTCCTGATCGGCGCCTGGATGATCTATTACGGTTTCATGCTTCGGCCAGCAATTTCTGCAGTGGCCGTCCTAACGCTCGTTACTGGCACGGCGGTGTACTACGCCGGACGTAATCGTGGCTCGTTTTTGAATCAGCGGAAGCATACGCGTTAG